In Sphingomonas sp. LT1P40, the DNA window GCGCGACCGCGCTCGAAATCCGTGCGACCGGCATGGAATGGACCTTTGCCCCGACGGTCACGGTGCCACAGGATTATCGCTGGGGCCGCGCTTATGAAGGATACTCCTCCGACCCGGCGCTGGTCAGCGAATATGTCGGTCGCATGGTGCGCGGGTTGCAGGGACCGGCCACTGGCAAGGACCTGCTCAAGGGGCCGTATGTCATCGCCTCGACCAAACATTATCTGGCCGATGGCGGAACCGTCGACGGGCGCGATCAGGGGGATGCGCAGATAAGCGAAGAGGTGCTTCGCGACATCCACGGTGCGCCCTATGTCCCCGCACTCGAACAGGGCGTGGCGACGATCATGGTCAGCTTTTCGGGCTGGAACGGCGTCAAGAACACCGGCAACAAATCGCTGCTCACCGATCTGCTGAAGGACCATATGGGCTTCGATGGCTTCCTCGTCAGCGACTGGAACGCGCATGGCCAGGTCGCCGGATGCACCAACGCATCGTGCCCGCAGACGGTAAATGCCGGGCTCGACATGGTGATGGCACCCGACAGCTGGAAGGCGATGTGGACCTCACTCGTCGCGCAGGCGAAGGACGGAACGGTGCCGATGACGCGGATCGATGACGCCGTCGCGCGCATCCTGCGGGTCAAGATGCGCCTTGGGCTGTTCGAGGCGGGCAAGCCGTCGAGCCGACCCTATGCCGGACAATGGGATTTGCTCGGCGCGCCCGACCACCGTGCCATCGCGCGGGAGGCGGTGCGCAAATCGCTGGTGCTGCTCAAGGATCAGGGCGGTGTTTTGCCGATCAAGCCCGGCAGCCATATCCTGGTCGCGGGCGACGCCGCCGACGACATCGGACGCCAGTCGGGCGGCTGGACGCTGACATGGCAGGGGACCGACGTCACCAACGCCAACTTCCCCGGTGCCACGTCGATCTGGAAGGGGCTGGACGACGCCGTCAAGGCGGCGGGCGGTAGCACCGAGCTTGCGCCTGACGGTGGGTATCGCAAGAAGCCCGACGCCGCGATCGTCGTGTTCGGCGAAACGCCCTATGCCGAGTTTCAGGGTGACCTGAAGACGCTGCAACTGCGACCCGAATTGCGCGCGCCCTTTGCCACCATGCAGAAACTGAAGGCTGCCGGTATTCCGGTGATCGCGGTGATGATCAGTGGACGGCCGCTGTTCATGAACCCTGAACTCAATGTCGCCGACGCGTTCGTCGCCGCCTGGCTTCCGGGATCCGAAGGCGGCGGCATCGCCGACGTTCTGATCGCGGGCAAGGACGGCAAACCGCGCTTCGACTTCACCGGGAAATTGCCGACAGCGTGGCCGGCGACGGCACGAGCGGGTGGGCCCGTGCTGTTCCCGTTCGGCTATGGCATGGGTCTGGCTGACCGCAAGGCCTGGACCGCGCTGTCCGAAGATCCGGGGGTCGATGCCAGCGATAGCGGCAATATCTGGTTCGCCAAAGGCGTACCCGCCGCATCCTGGTCGTTGCGTGTGCTGGACGGCACCAGTGACTCGACGCGCATCACCACCGTCCCAGCCAAGGCACTGAGCGGACGAGTCACCGTGACCGCGACGAATCATATCGTGCAAGAGGGCGCGCGCCAGTTCGCTATTTCCGGCGGTCAGGCGACGGTCGAAGTATCGGGCTTTTCTCCGATCGAGTTGACCCGCGAAAGCAATGGCGACCTGCTGCTGGTCGCCACGATGCGGGTCGATCAGCGCCCGACCAAGCCCGCGACGTTGGTGTTCAATAGGACCGGCATTCCGTTTGCCGCGCTGTCGACC includes these proteins:
- a CDS encoding glycoside hydrolase family 3 protein; this translates as MMRNPTWLYLLLSSACAVPVSAQERPLLLAPLTPEATANPEKWPAPAWPLPRDAAAEARIAALIARMTIEEKIGQIVQADIASITPAEAKTYHIGSILNGGNSAPGNDEFAPPEKWLALADAFYAASVDTSGGGVGIPIIWGTDAVHGHSNIVGATLFPHNVGLGAARDPDLIERIARATALEIRATGMEWTFAPTVTVPQDYRWGRAYEGYSSDPALVSEYVGRMVRGLQGPATGKDLLKGPYVIASTKHYLADGGTVDGRDQGDAQISEEVLRDIHGAPYVPALEQGVATIMVSFSGWNGVKNTGNKSLLTDLLKDHMGFDGFLVSDWNAHGQVAGCTNASCPQTVNAGLDMVMAPDSWKAMWTSLVAQAKDGTVPMTRIDDAVARILRVKMRLGLFEAGKPSSRPYAGQWDLLGAPDHRAIAREAVRKSLVLLKDQGGVLPIKPGSHILVAGDAADDIGRQSGGWTLTWQGTDVTNANFPGATSIWKGLDDAVKAAGGSTELAPDGGYRKKPDAAIVVFGETPYAEFQGDLKTLQLRPELRAPFATMQKLKAAGIPVIAVMISGRPLFMNPELNVADAFVAAWLPGSEGGGIADVLIAGKDGKPRFDFTGKLPTAWPATARAGGPVLFPFGYGMGLADRKAWTALSEDPGVDASDSGNIWFAKGVPAASWSLRVLDGTSDSTRITTVPAKALSGRVTVTATNHIVQEGARQFAISGGQATVEVSGFSPIELTRESNGDLLLVATMRVDQRPTKPATLVFNRTGIPFAALSTAPVGEWRSYGVPLKCFASKGADMARVETPFRLMTEGAVRFSLAEVRLASVADVTIPCP